A segment of the Labrys wisconsinensis genome:
ACGACCCCGCCATCCGCGACCGTCATGGACGGGCTTGTCTCGTCCATGACGTGGCGTTCCGCATGCAAGGATAGCCATCGGCTGCAGCGGGCGAAGCACGTTCCCCATCACCCTAGGATTCTTCTCGCAGAGGCTTGATCTCGCCGCCGCCCTGGCGCAGGCTTGGGTATAAAATCCGCTGCGGCATCGATCCCGGCGGGCAACAGGTCGATCTCGGGGCGAAACGGCATGGTGGAAGCGACGCGTCAACTCTCGACCTGGCTGGAGCGATTCGGAGCCGCGCTCAGCGCGCGCGACATCTCCGCCATCCCGTCCCTGTTCGTCGAGGATGGCTACTGGCGCGACCTCCTCGCCTTCAGCTGGAACCTCCACACCGCCGAGGGCCGGGCCGGCATCCGGGCCTTCGCCGAGGCGACGCTCGATCGCACCGGGCCGACCGCGCTGGCGATCGAAGGAGAGGCGACCGAGGCGAACGGCATCGTCGAGGGCTGGTTCACCTTCGAGACCGCCGTCGCGCGCGGCAAGGGCCATGTCCGCCTGCGGGACGAGTTGTGCTGGACGCTGCTCACCTCGATGGAGGAGCTCAAGGGCTTCGAGGAAAAGAAGGGCCGGCATCGGGCCTTCGGCGCCCTGCACGGCATCCATCGCGACCGCAAGTCCTGGCTGGAGCTCCGGCAGGACGAGGAAGCGAGCCTCGGGCGCGAGCACCAGCCCTATTGCGTGGTGGTCGGCGCCGGCCAGGGCGGCCTGGCGCTGGGCGCGCGCCTGCGGCGGCTCGGCGTGCCCACCATCATCCTGGAGGCGCACGAGCGACCGGGGGATTCCTGGCGCAAGCGCTACAAGTCGCTCTGCCTGCACGACCCGGTCTGGTACGACCACATGCCCTACCTGCCCTTCCCCGACGATTGGCCGGTCTATTCGCCCAAGGACAAGATCGCCGACTGGCTGGAGATGTATGCCCGGGTGATGGAGCTCAACGTCTGGACCTCCACCACCTGCCGCAAGGCGAGCTATGACGAGGCCAGCGGCGAATGGACGGTCGAGGCCATCCGCGCCGGCGAGCCGGTGACGCTGCGCCCCAGGCACCTGGTGCTGGCGACGGGCATGTCGGGCCTGCCCAACGAGCCGGACTTCCCCGGCATGGCGCGCTTTGCCGGCGAGCAGCACCATTCCAGCCGCCACAAGAGCAGCGAGGCCTATCGCGGCAAGCGCTGCGTCGTCATCGGCTCGAACAATTCCGCCCACGACATCTCAGCCGATCTCTGGGAGAACGGCGCCGACGTCACCATGGTCCAGCGCTCCTCGACCCATATCGCGACATCGGATGCGCTGTTCCGCTTCGGCACCAGCACGCTCTATTCGGAGGCGGCGCTGGAGCGGGGCATCACCACCGACAAGGCCGACCTCCTCAACGCCTCGATGCCCTACGGCCTGCTGCCGCAGGTCCTCAAGCCGGTCACATCAGCCATCCGGGCGCACGATGCCGAGCTCTATCGCCGCCTGGAGGCGGTCGGCTTCCTGCTCGACTTCGGCGACGACGACTCCGGCCTGTTCCTGAAATATATGCGGCGCGGCTCGGGCTATTATATCGACGTCGGCGCCAGCGAGCTGATCGCGAGCGGCGAGATCAAGCTCAGGCGCGGCGAGGTGCGCGAGATCGTCGAGCACGGCGTCGTGCTCGACGACGGCAGCGAGCTGCCGGCGGACCTGATCGTCTATGCCACGGGCTACGGCTCGATGAACGGCTGGGCGGCGCGGCTGATCTCGCAGGCGGTGGCCGACAAGGTCGGCAAGGTCTGGGGCCTCGGCTCCGGCACGACCAAGGATCCCGGACCCTGGGAGGGCGAGCCACGCAACATGTGGAAGCCGACGCGCCAGGAGGGGCTCTGGTTCCACGGCGGCAACCTGCACCAGTCGCGGCACTATTCGCAATATCTGGCGCTGCAGCTCAAGGCGCGGATGGAGGGCCTGCCGACGCAGGTCTACGGCCTGCCCGAGGTGCATCACCTGGCATAGGGCCTCTCAGATCTCCGACCGGGTGATCAGGATCAGCCTGCCCGCGGAATCGACGTTGACGGCGACGACCTGCCAGGAGCGCAGGCCCCTGGCCGCGAGCGCCGACGTCATCGCCGGCGTCGCATCGATGGAGTTGCGCAGCGCCTGCATCTCCTCCTGGCTGGTCTGCGCCACGGCGGCGTCGACCTGAGCCCGGGCCGCCGCCGGCAGGTCGTCGATGTCGACCACGGCGACGTGGTCGATGGTGTCGGCAGCCTGGCTGCCGGGGTCGAGGGCCTCGCCGGCAGCCGAAGGCGTCGCGGGGGCCGCGAAGGCAAGGATGGCCAGCGTGGCGATCGTTGCAATGCGCATGACGGGTCCCTCCTTTCGCTGGTGGAGGATCGTTGCCGATATCCTCCTGTTCCAACGGCGAAGTCCGTCCAAGGTTCGCGCCGGCTGCAAAAACCGCGCGGCTCAGCCCTCGACGAAGGCGCGGAGCCTGCCGAGCGCGTCGTCCCATTGCGCCGAGACCAGATCGAGATAGGAGCGGGCCTCGGCGATCGGCTCCGGCCGATAGGCGAAGCGGCTCTCGCGGCCGACGCGGATGCTCGAGACCAGCCCGGCATGCTCAAGAACATGCAGATGCTTGGTGACGGCCTGGCGCGTCAGCTCGGTGTCGACCGAGAGCTTGGCGATGGAGCGAGCCTGCCCGTCGCTGAGCTTCCTCAGCAGGGACAGGCGGGTCCTGTCGCCCAGCGCCGCGAAGATCGGCGCCGGGTCGGCGGCGGCTGCCGGGAGGCTGGCGCCGATCATCGCTCGACGTGAGCCCTGATGTTGCGTACCTGCTCCGCCCAGCCGCCATCGTTCATGCGGAAGGCCTCGTCGCGCCGGTGCACCGGGATGGCGTCGAAGCCGGATTCCACCACGGTGAGACGCGTGCCCTCCGCTGTCGGCGTGAGGGTGAACTCCACCCGCGTCGGCGTCTCGCCGGAATAGTCGACGGCGGGGTCGATGGCATAGGGATGCCAGGTGAAGGCGAACAGGCGAGGCGCCTCCATGCGCTCGACCCGGGCGTTCCAGCGGATGTGCTCGAAGCCGGGATAGGTGATGTGGCCGGTCGAGGCCTCGCCTGGCACGAAGGGGCCGTCGAGCTTCACCCGGAACCATTGGCCGAACTCGACATGGTCGGTGATGGCGCGCCAGACCCGGTCGACCGGCGCTTTCAGGTCGATGGTCTTTTCGATGCGGTCGGACATGATGGCAACCTCCTGGTTGCTGATACCGTGCCAGCTTGTGCCCGTAACCGCAACCATAAAGTTGCCGTTCTGGGCGCGTCGCAGCTGCATTTCGTCGGGGATGAGCGGCGGTCTTCGCTGCAGCGCGGGATTTGGCGGTGGACATCCCCGCTCACTTAGGGTCAACTGCATCGGCCCCGGCAGGGAGAGCGGGGTTGAGATCGAGGCGGCCGGCAGGGCTGGGTCCGGGAGAGACGCCATGGGGGGCGCACAGCTGGGACGGAAACGGCGCCGCCGCCGCTGGGCTTCACTGCCCATGGCCGGGCGCCTGCTGGCGATGGCTCCCGACCGGCTCGGCGAGACCGCGGCGAAGCTGGCCATGCTCGGCTGGATCTGCGGCATGGCCTATTACAACTGGGTCTCCACCTATCCCCTGTCCGTGCCCTGGTGGGCGCATCTGACCTTGATGACCGGCGGTCTCTACGGCGTTTCGGTGACCATCGGCGAAGGGGTGGCTCTGCTTGCCGGCCTGGCTGCGAGGACCGCGGGCGGCCGGTTGCATGGTCGGCTGGAGGTGGTGCTCGGGGTCGTCCTCCTGGTGCCGGCCCTGGCCTTCCTGGCGGCCCGCTGCGGCCTGCTGCTGTTCCACTTCGCCGCCCGCTGACGGCCCGGGCCTCGGCCGGACCGCCCGGTGGGCGGTCCGGCGATCACGGCCGCAGGCGCCTCACGCCGGCGACGGCTTCTTCGGCGGCCAGATCTTGAGCCCGGCAACCGCCTTGGCCGGTGCGGCCCCGTCGGCTGCAGGCTTGGCGGCAGGCTTGGTCGCCGCCACCTCGTGTTCCGCCGCGTTGACCTTGGCGACGCCGCGCAGCAGCCGCTGATAGGTCTTGACGGCGAATGCCGCAACATCGCGTTCCGGTGGTATGTCCGTCTTCGCCAGAACCGCGGCAGCCAGCGTAGCGGCAACCATACGATCGTCCATATATAGCCCCTCTTTGGCAGGACAGCGTGTCCTCACGGGCCCACCATGGCACGATTGCGGGGCAATCCGAAATCAGGATTTTTGGTTGTGCGAACGGTGCCGTCGCTCGTGCGTGGCGCGCAGGGCGAGCGACGGCACCGCTGCCGCGCCGGTCTTGGAGGCGGCGTGACCCCATGGTTATGGGGTGCCGGCCGCCGCCGGCAAGCGGGTGCCGGCCGTTCGATCATGCGCATCGAGGTGTCGGCGCCCCCGCCGCCCAGGGCGGCGGCGCCAGGTGTCCGGCCAGCCAGGCGGTGAAGGCGCGGACCTTGCCGGCGGTGAAGCGGGCCGACGGCCGCACCAGGTGGATGGCGCCTTCGCCGTCGACGGACCAGTCGCCGAGCACCTCCACCAGGCGCCCGTCCGCCAGCTCCGGCCCGACCAGCCATTCCGAGCAGATGATCAGGCCCCGGCCGGCGACGCCCGCCCAGACCAGGGTGTGGGAATCGTCGGCCGCGAGCGGCCCGGACACGCGCACGCCCTCCACCCGCCCGTCGCGGCGGAAACGCCATTCGGGATGGGAGACGAGCCGGGTGAACATCAGGCAGTCATGGCCGGCGAGATCGGCGGGGCGGGCCGGGGCGCCGCGGCGGGCGAGATAGGCCGGGGCGGCGCAGACCAGGCGCCGGTTGTCCGCGAGCTTGCGGGCGACGAGGCGGCTGTCCGGCAGGTCGCCGATGCGCAGGGCGATATCATAGCCCTCGGCGACGAGGTCGACATAGCGCTCGGAATAGGAGGCCTCGACGCTCACCGCCGGGTGAAGCGCCAGGAAGTCCGGCAGCATCGGCGCGATCCACATCCGCCCGAAGGTGCCGGGCAGGGCGAGGCGCAGCCGGCCGCTGGGCAGGGCCGCGGCCTCGGCCGCCTCCTGCTCCGCCTCGGCCATGGCGGCGAGCGCGGCGCGCATGCGCTCGGCGAAGCGGGCGCCGGCCTCGGTCGGAACGGCGCTGCGGGTCGTGCGCTCGATCAGGCGCGCGCCGAGCCGCCGCTCCAGGGCCGCCACCCGGCGCGACAGCACGGAGGCGTCGCGCCCGAGGCGGCGGCTGGCCCCGGCGAAGCCGCCGGCATCGAGCACCGCCAGGAAGGCGACGACCTCGTCGAGACGGCGTCCGCTGAATTCGTGCATCAGGTGCAAGGATAACCTGCAATCCCGCGGGATTACAGGACGAAGATCCGGGACCTATCTGCCTCCGCACCGACCAATGGAGGTTTCCATGCGCGCCTATCACCTGACAGCCCCCGGCCTCGAGCACCTCGTCCGGACCGAGGCGGAGCCGCCGCGGCCCGGCCCGGGCGAGGTGCTCGTCCGGCTCAGGGCCGCCAGCCTCAACTATATCGATCTGGCGGTGGCGACCGGCGGCTTCCCCGTGCCGCACCTGCCGCTGATCCCGGTGACCGACGGGGCCGGGGAGGTGATCGAGCTCGGCGCCGGCGTCGAGGGTGTGCGGCCCGGCGAGCGCGTCGTGCCGCATTTCCTGCCGGCCTGGACCGCCGGCGCCCCCGGCCCGGTGGAGGGGCGGCGCATGCGCGGCATCACCATGCCTGGGTCGCTCGCCGAGCTCGCCGTCGTTCCGGCGGGCGGCCTGGTGCGCATGCCGGAGCATCTTTCCTTCGAGGAGGCGGCGAGCCTGCCGATCGCCGCCACGACGGCCTGGAAGGCGATGCGCACCGCCGCTGTCCGGCCGGGCTCGCGCGTCCTGCTGCTCGGCACCGGCGGGGTCAGCCTGTTCGCCCTGCAGTTCGCCAAGGCGGCCGGCGCCCGGGTGATCCTCACCTCGTCCTCGGACGAGAAGCTGGAGCGGGCCCGCGCCCTCGGCGCCGACGAGACCATCAACTACCGCAGCACCCCGGACTGGGACGCCGAGGTGCTGAAGCGGACCGATGGCGCGGGCGTCGACCTGGTGGTCGAGACCGTCGGCGCGCAGACCTTCGGCCGCTCGCTGAATGCCGCCGCCGTCGAAGGCACGGTGTTCGTGGTCGGCTTCGTCACCGGCGGCGAGCTCGCGACTTCGCTCTTCCCGGTGATCCTGAAGACGCTGCGCGTCATCGGCAGCAACACCGGCTCGGTGGCGGACCTCGCCGAAGCGGCAGAAGCGATCGCCGCCACCCGCATCCGGCCGGTGCTCGACCGGGTCTTCAGCTTCGACGAGGCGCCGGCTGCCTATGGACTGATGCAGCGCGGCGGCCATTTCGGCAAGCTGGCGATCACGGTCTGAAGGCGAGACATCCGGAGAGGCCGGTGCCGCCGCCCTATACGGCTGTCCCGGTGCCCGGATCGAACCAGTGCAGCTTGGCGAAGTCGAGCGTCAAAGCCAGCCGCTCGCCTCGGGGTGGCACGCGGTTCGGCGGGATGCGTGCGGCGATCCGGTTGACCCGGGCGCCGCCGGCCTCGGCCGCGAGCGGCTCCTCCGCGAGGGCGGGCGGGGAGGGCAGGTCGAAGAACACGAAGCTGTCGGCGCCGAGCGCCTCGGCCACCAGCACCTCGGCGCGAAACACCGCGTCCTCGGCGGCGCAGACCAGCAGCGATTCCGGCCGCACGCCGAGGATGACCTCCCGGTCCAGCCGGCTCTGCAGACCCGGTCGCTCCGCCAGCGCCGCGGCCGGCAGGTCGAAGGCGATGTCGGTCGCCGCCACGGCGAAGCGCGCCGCCGCCCCGCCCGGCGTCAGGGTGCCGCGGATGAAGTTCATGCTCGGGCTGCCGATGAAGCCGGCGACGAACAGGTTGGCGGGCCGGTCGTAGAGCGCCTGCGGCGTGTCGATCTGCTGCAGGTTGCTCTCCGCCGTCGAGCCGACGGGCTTCAGCACCGCCACCCGGTCGCCCATCGTCATGGCCTCGACCTGGTCGTGGGTGACGTAGAGCGTGGTGACGCCGAGCCGCTGGTTGAGGAGCTTGAGCTCGGCCCGCATCTGCACCCGGAGCTTGGCGTCGAGGTTGGAGAGCGGTTCGTCCATCAGGAAGACCGCGGGGTGGCGCACGATCGCCCGGCCCATGGCGACGCGCTGGCGCTGGCCGCCCGAGAGCATGCCCGGCTTGCGATGGAGATAGCGCGCGAGGTCGAGCGTGCGGGCCGCCTCGGTCACCCGCCGCTCGATCTCCGCCTTGGGCGTGCGGCGCTGCTGCAGCCCGAACGCCATGTTCTCGAACACGGTCATGTGGGGATAGAGCGCATAGTTCTGGAAGATCATGGCGATGTCGCGGTCGCCGGGCTCGCGGTCGGTGACATCGAGCTCCCCGATCAGCAGCCGCCCGGCATCGGGATATTCCAGGCCGGCGGCGACGCGCAGCAGCGTGGACTTGCCGCAGCCCGACGGCCCGACCAGCACGACGAACTCGCCGTCGCCGAGGTCGATCGAGACGTTGGCGACCGCGACGGTGCCGTCGTCATAGGTCTTGCCGATCCGGTCGAAGGAGAGGGACGCCATTGCGCGAGGCCCGGTCAGAGATCGACGGGCCGGCCGCTCGCGGCCGATTGCTCGATCGCGGCGAGCGCCCGTGTCGCGGCGAGGCCGTCCGCCACATCGGCGAGCAGCGGCGCGTCGCGCAGCACCGCGTCGACGAAGCGGGCGATCGCCTCGAACACGAAGCCGCCGACCCTGGTGGCGCCGGTCGGGGCGACGCCGAGCACGTCGGCATAGCGCAGCCCCTTGCCGGTCAGCCGGCGCACCGCGCCGTTGTGCGAGGGGTCGGCCTGCACCTGGCCCTTGTCGCCGACCAGTTCGAGCTTGAAGTCGAACACCTGCGGGTTGTCGGGGGAGAGCAGCCAGCTGTTCTCCATGGTCACCACCGTGCCCTTGGCGAATTCGAGGATGGCGAGGTGGACGTCCTTGGTGGCGACGCCGCGGGACGCCAGCACCCCTTCGCGCGAGACGGCATAGACGCGCTTCACCTCGTCGGCGAGCACGAAGCGCAGGGCGTCGAGAGCGTGGCTGCCGAGGAACCACAGCGCCGAGGAGCGGCTCGCCCAGCTCAGCATCTCCAGCGGCACGAAGGTGGTGTTGCTGAGGCGGGCCGAGCCGTGCACCGGCCGGCCGATCTCGCCGGAGGCCACCGCCTCGCGGACCTGAACGATGGCAGGGCTGACGCGGTTGTGGAAATCGACCATCAGCTTGGCCTTGGACCTGGCGGCAGCGTCGGCGATGGCGTTCGCCTCCTCCAGCGTGGTCGCCAGCGGCTTCTCGCTGAGCACGTGCTTGCCGGCGGCCAGCGCCGCCAGGATGATCGGGGTGTGGGTGAAGTCGGGCGTGGCGATCGAGACCGCGTCGACATGCGGGTCGGCGATCAGGTCCTCGTGCCTGGTGTAGGCGGCCTTGGCGCCGGTCTCGGCCTTCATCGCCTCGGCCCGCTCGGGCGAGACGTCGCACACCGCCACCAGCTCGGTCTCGGGCAGCGTGGTGAAGACATGGGCATGGTTGGCGCCCCACAGACCGGCGCCGACGACGCCCATTCTCAGCCTTTGCATGGACAATACTCCTGAAGGTCAGCCCTTGACCGAGCCGAAGGTCAGACCGCGCACCACGTAGCGGTCGAAGACGAGGAAGATCAGCATGGGCGGCACCATGGCGACCACGGCGGCTGCCGCGATATAGTTCCAGGTGACGCCCGCCGTGGCGAAATAGCCGAGCGTGCCGATCGGCAGCGTCGCGGTGGCGCGCGAGCTCAGCACCAGCGGGAAGGCGGCGTTGTTCCAGGCGAAGACGAAGGCGAACATCGAGGTGACGATCAGGCCCGGACGGACGATCGGCAGGGTGATGCGCAGCATGATCACGTGCCAGCGGGCCCCGTCGACGCGCGCCGCCTCCTCCAGCTCGATCGGCACCTCGTCGATGAAGCTCTTCATCAGCCAGACGGAGAAGGGGATGGTCAGGGTCTGCAGCACCAGCACCATGGCGAGATAGGTGCCGGAGAGGCCGATGCGCGTCATCAGCACGAAATAGGGGATGAGGAAGGCGACCGGCGGCGCCATCAGCAGGCCGAGATACCAGAGCATCAGGTTCTTCTTGGCCCGGAAGCGGAAGCGCGACAGCGCGTAGGCCGCCGGCACGGAGAAGGGCAGGTTGAGCAGCACCGTGCCGGTCGCCACGATGATGCTGTTGACGAGCTGCGGCGCGTTGGCGCCGGGGTCGAGCAGGATGTGGCGGAAGGCGTCGAGCGTCGGCGTGAAGGTGAACTGCGGCGGATTGAGGAAGGCGGTCTCGGGCGGGCGGATCGCCAGGGCGAAGAACCAGCAGATCGGCCCGATGAAGAAGACGAGGGCCAGGAGGATGGCGCCGTAGAGGGCCGTCGCGGCGAGGGGACGCTGGCGGCGCATCTCACCACTCCTCGTTGCGGAAGGCGAAGAAGACGTAGAGGGCGATCAGCGCATTGACGATCACCACGATGATCCAGGTCATGGCGCTGGCGAGCCCGATGTTGAACTGCATCAGGCCGAGCTCGTAGAGGGAGTAGCCGAGCGTGCGCGACGCCGTGCCGGGGCCGCCGCGGGTGAGCACCAGGACGGGGTCGAAGGTGTTGAACAGCTGCATGAAGCGCAGCATCAGCACGATCGCGGCCGTGCGGCGGATCAGCGGCAGCTTGATGCGCACCAGCATGGCCCAGGGCGAGGCCTTGTCGAGCCGGGCGGCCTCGACGATCTCCTGCGGCACCGAGAGCAGGCCGGCATAGAGCACGATGGCGAAGAACGGCGTCCATTGCCACACGTCGGCCGCCAGGACGCTCGCCAGCGCCGTCGCCTGGCTGCCGAGCAGACCCTGGGCCGGCACCGGCAGGAAGGCCGAGCGCAGCACCCAGGGGATGAGGCCGGCGCCGGGATCGTAGAGGTAGCGGAACAGGAAGCCGACCACGATCGGGGCGATGGTGGTGGGCAGGATCAGGAGGGCCCGCGCCGCCGACATGCCGGGCAGGGCGGTGGCCAGCACCAGGGCGATGGCGAGGCCGAGCACGAACTCGATGGCCGTGCCGACCACCGACAGCACGATGGTGTTGCGCAGGCTGGCGACGAAGTCGGCGCTGGCGAGGACCTGGCGGTAATTGGCGAGGCCGACGAAGCCGAGCGGCTCGCCGGCCGCCTGCAGGTTCCAGAAATAGAAGCTGTTCTTCAGCGCGAAGATCAGGGGATAGGCGATCAGCGCCAGCAGCAGCACCACCGACGGGGCGATCAGGACGAAGGGCAGCCAGGACCGCGGCCTGCGGCGGGGCAGGGCCGGAGCGGCGCCGGAAAGGACGTCGTGCATGCGCAGCCTGGGATCGGAGCGGGAGACGGCGGGGCGCGCCGCGGCGGAAACGTCTTGCGATCTGGCGTAGTCGCCAAGCCGCAAGGGCGCGTCGAGACCAGGGTGGCGTGCCTCCGGCGCAGAGGTCGGCGCCGGAGGCACGCCGTGCCAGGGTCGGATCAAGTCAGGAGAGGGTCTTGATCAGGCCCTTTGCGGCCTCGAGGCTGTCGTCGAAGCTCGGTTGCTTGTACGGCAGCAGGAAATTGGCGCCGAGGACGTTCTTGAACAATTCGTCGGTCTGCTTGAGCCCGGCCGCGACCTCGCCGCCGCCGGACAGGAACTGGTTGAGCTGCAGGCCGAGCACGCCCTCGAGCGCGGTGTAGCCGGGCACGGGCGGGCGCGAGATCTTGCCGTTGCCCTGCTCCATCATCGCCAGCTGCACGTCGAGATAGGGATAGACCTTGGCGACGTCGGCGTCCTTGTAGAGGGAGCGGCGGGCAAAGTCGGAGAACTGGTAGTTGAGGTCCGGCCAGAGCGCCATCTTCTTCTGGG
Coding sequences within it:
- a CDS encoding carbohydrate ABC transporter permease; its protein translation is MRRQRPLAATALYGAILLALVFFIGPICWFFALAIRPPETAFLNPPQFTFTPTLDAFRHILLDPGANAPQLVNSIIVATGTVLLNLPFSVPAAYALSRFRFRAKKNLMLWYLGLLMAPPVAFLIPYFVLMTRIGLSGTYLAMVLVLQTLTIPFSVWLMKSFIDEVPIELEEAARVDGARWHVIMLRITLPIVRPGLIVTSMFAFVFAWNNAAFPLVLSSRATATLPIGTLGYFATAGVTWNYIAAAAVVAMVPPMLIFLVFDRYVVRGLTFGSVKG
- a CDS encoding NAD(P)/FAD-dependent oxidoreductase yields the protein MVEATRQLSTWLERFGAALSARDISAIPSLFVEDGYWRDLLAFSWNLHTAEGRAGIRAFAEATLDRTGPTALAIEGEATEANGIVEGWFTFETAVARGKGHVRLRDELCWTLLTSMEELKGFEEKKGRHRAFGALHGIHRDRKSWLELRQDEEASLGREHQPYCVVVGAGQGGLALGARLRRLGVPTIILEAHERPGDSWRKRYKSLCLHDPVWYDHMPYLPFPDDWPVYSPKDKIADWLEMYARVMELNVWTSTTCRKASYDEASGEWTVEAIRAGEPVTLRPRHLVLATGMSGLPNEPDFPGMARFAGEQHHSSRHKSSEAYRGKRCVVIGSNNSAHDISADLWENGADVTMVQRSSTHIATSDALFRFGTSTLYSEAALERGITTDKADLLNASMPYGLLPQVLKPVTSAIRAHDAELYRRLEAVGFLLDFGDDDSGLFLKYMRRGSGYYIDVGASELIASGEIKLRRGEVREIVEHGVVLDDGSELPADLIVYATGYGSMNGWAARLISQAVADKVGKVWGLGSGTTKDPGPWEGEPRNMWKPTRQEGLWFHGGNLHQSRHYSQYLALQLKARMEGLPTQVYGLPEVHHLA
- a CDS encoding carbohydrate ABC transporter permease, translated to MHDVLSGAAPALPRRRPRSWLPFVLIAPSVVLLLALIAYPLIFALKNSFYFWNLQAAGEPLGFVGLANYRQVLASADFVASLRNTIVLSVVGTAIEFVLGLAIALVLATALPGMSAARALLILPTTIAPIVVGFLFRYLYDPGAGLIPWVLRSAFLPVPAQGLLGSQATALASVLAADVWQWTPFFAIVLYAGLLSVPQEIVEAARLDKASPWAMLVRIKLPLIRRTAAIVLMLRFMQLFNTFDPVLVLTRGGPGTASRTLGYSLYELGLMQFNIGLASAMTWIIVVIVNALIALYVFFAFRNEEW
- a CDS encoding ABC transporter ATP-binding protein, with amino-acid sequence MASLSFDRIGKTYDDGTVAVANVSIDLGDGEFVVLVGPSGCGKSTLLRVAAGLEYPDAGRLLIGELDVTDREPGDRDIAMIFQNYALYPHMTVFENMAFGLQQRRTPKAEIERRVTEAARTLDLARYLHRKPGMLSGGQRQRVAMGRAIVRHPAVFLMDEPLSNLDAKLRVQMRAELKLLNQRLGVTTLYVTHDQVEAMTMGDRVAVLKPVGSTAESNLQQIDTPQALYDRPANLFVAGFIGSPSMNFIRGTLTPGGAAARFAVAATDIAFDLPAAALAERPGLQSRLDREVILGVRPESLLVCAAEDAVFRAEVLVAEALGADSFVFFDLPSPPALAEEPLAAEAGGARVNRIAARIPPNRVPPRGERLALTLDFAKLHWFDPGTGTAV
- a CDS encoding SRPBCC family protein — translated: MSDRIEKTIDLKAPVDRVWRAITDHVEFGQWFRVKLDGPFVPGEASTGHITYPGFEHIRWNARVERMEAPRLFAFTWHPYAIDPAVDYSGETPTRVEFTLTPTAEGTRLTVVESGFDAIPVHRRDEAFRMNDGGWAEQVRNIRAHVER
- a CDS encoding zinc-dependent alcohol dehydrogenase family protein, which produces MRAYHLTAPGLEHLVRTEAEPPRPGPGEVLVRLRAASLNYIDLAVATGGFPVPHLPLIPVTDGAGEVIELGAGVEGVRPGERVVPHFLPAWTAGAPGPVEGRRMRGITMPGSLAELAVVPAGGLVRMPEHLSFEEAASLPIAATTAWKAMRTAAVRPGSRVLLLGTGGVSLFALQFAKAAGARVILTSSSDEKLERARALGADETINYRSTPDWDAEVLKRTDGAGVDLVVETVGAQTFGRSLNAAAVEGTVFVVGFVTGGELATSLFPVILKTLRVIGSNTGSVADLAEAAEAIAATRIRPVLDRVFSFDEAPAAYGLMQRGGHFGKLAITV
- a CDS encoding Gfo/Idh/MocA family protein, translated to MQRLRMGVVGAGLWGANHAHVFTTLPETELVAVCDVSPERAEAMKAETGAKAAYTRHEDLIADPHVDAVSIATPDFTHTPIILAALAAGKHVLSEKPLATTLEEANAIADAAARSKAKLMVDFHNRVSPAIVQVREAVASGEIGRPVHGSARLSNTTFVPLEMLSWASRSSALWFLGSHALDALRFVLADEVKRVYAVSREGVLASRGVATKDVHLAILEFAKGTVVTMENSWLLSPDNPQVFDFKLELVGDKGQVQADPSHNGAVRRLTGKGLRYADVLGVAPTGATRVGGFVFEAIARFVDAVLRDAPLLADVADGLAATRALAAIEQSAASGRPVDL
- a CDS encoding ArsR/SmtB family transcription factor, coding for MIGASLPAAAADPAPIFAALGDRTRLSLLRKLSDGQARSIAKLSVDTELTRQAVTKHLHVLEHAGLVSSIRVGRESRFAYRPEPIAEARSYLDLVSAQWDDALGRLRAFVEG
- a CDS encoding LysR family transcriptional regulator — protein: MHEFSGRRLDEVVAFLAVLDAGGFAGASRRLGRDASVLSRRVAALERRLGARLIERTTRSAVPTEAGARFAERMRAALAAMAEAEQEAAEAAALPSGRLRLALPGTFGRMWIAPMLPDFLALHPAVSVEASYSERYVDLVAEGYDIALRIGDLPDSRLVARKLADNRRLVCAAPAYLARRGAPARPADLAGHDCLMFTRLVSHPEWRFRRDGRVEGVRVSGPLAADDSHTLVWAGVAGRGLIICSEWLVGPELADGRLVEVLGDWSVDGEGAIHLVRPSARFTAGKVRAFTAWLAGHLAPPPWAAGAPTPRCA